cggttaagtatgatttcatactcatgaacaaatacatttatatattacggaatccaatctttgcaaaccgtggctaaagtgttcatgatctgattcttttgaattaatccgattttgcttcaattatgtcttgtatacttctatgagaatataaacaattgaacaactctatgagtaacaaaattagattcatttgattatcgtttggtctagaagtgttaaggtaaacatggttaagaaaaaattgttcatatggctaacttcggttaactgttattgagccaactccatatacacgtttagttacggttacccatatctaaatgaaggtatatttcatttgttttaacaagctaagaccatctaacggtggagagatattagcttgaatcttaaattaggatttcatctaacagtgaatattgattgctttgttccaaagttatcataccctgatttgaagactatataagggagaactctagcaactgggaaacctaatccctacacctcctatgtgatattagttgtgactagagtcgattctcctttaacctagcttttttctaaaaccattataagttaacgacttgaagacttcattgggattctgaagccagacccaactattttctctatagttgcgtgttctgatcttacttgttctatcatattgagtactatcttctctaagatttgcttaagatttatctccgataggtaagatataaaaagtaaaaagctcttcgtctcattctttgtgatttcacaataacttgttctactaccatatagttaagttattgtgaggtgattgatgtttctaggttgttcttcgggaatataagactagattatcaattggttcctgttcaccttgatttatcaaaagactgaacaaaaacttcgtatgtATTTCCgcaggagacagatttatctatcagaatagacttttctgtgggagacggatttgtttatcaagtcttcgactttgggtcgtagcaactcttagttgtgggtgagatcagctaagggaatcaagtgcgtacagtcctactgggatttaaaggcgtaaggaatgcgactgtaccttaatcagtgtaagattggttagggctcaaatacattccaatccgaagttaaattgtagtaggctagagtctatagcggcttaatacagtgtggtattcaaatctggaccagatcccggggtttttctgcatttgtggtttcctcgttaaggtgtctttgttatttattttccgcattatacttgtttatataattaaaatatcacaggttgtgcgtagttcaatcaattgggaaatccgaccttgttgATTTGGTagtaattgattgatacttgaacattggtttttgatgtcgttcaagttatttctcatatcaatcgggctcacaaatccctatttgttggattgcagattgtattgagaaataaagatacaactcttggatatatttccttgattgagtctgattgtctagtggattctcacggaattatattggagttagtccatacaaatttccgaatgaaatattgggtgtggttgttagacccccgttttttcagtaaacataacatgcaaagtcatatatgtgaaactctagtataatagacttgatcatcatattgtgatcaaagtgtcaaggaacaatatatcaatGGTGATAAGTTCTTTATATATTGGTATATTGAACtaagaagtataatgcttatcttcgtaattgcgacatcaacatgatctttgtaactcgttactGAATGATGTAGTGAATATAGGTTTGATttatacctagaaaactatgtttaattacatgagtttaagaaaGTAGAAGTACGAACTTGTTTCAtagtcgaaaggaaatcaaaaggattgaTGGTCTGGTTTTCGTTGAAGATCTTAAGTGtggaccgatcctaacctatataggcAATCAAGGTAGAACTGGTCCCTACCTATATTAGGAGCTAAGGTAGAGTCGATCCTAACTTGCtgtaggagtcatggtagaaccggtcccaataggCAAAACTGATTTCTCTAAGTCAcacacactttagggtttgtgtgatttggaaattgggtttgcaaaataggaaagttcaaggtGCCGACATAataagtaatttgaacatgtctttcttaattgttcaaagatattccttgatactcaaggtgagatcccaaaccgaaatagtagagattctttttgagatttttgaaattaatgtgttttgttttaccaacaattaaaacgtatctctggaaagatatattagttaagcactagctaatattgagttgtccatgGAGATTTCagttatacagttggatattggttggaattcataaaaccaaatttaggtgctttattgcatatcttaataaTATCTtcagttatggaaattccttggtgtcgaaactaccttggtctataaatagtgaaatttgttcttcttacaaacttatcctgagccAGGCTAACCCCATCTTTGATGTTTCTGGtatagccgactaatagtattctcgtaatactatcttagagaggagagtaacctaatcaggcgaaatctcttacgtcctctagtttaaagacttccttGGGATCAAGAAGCATCCAATAGTACTTTTGGTGGGAAGCTAGAatcatattgttattttagttttcggttattaatttgattgactaatggtagttatctcttgatttgcacctagtttgattattcttgagaacccCCTCTTCTAACATAAGGTCACTCGATGTAACACCCCGAATTTTTAGCATCGCGCATGCGCAAAGATGCACCATGGCAtgaaatgaagcttcatctcaagcttatGTCGCGTGAAGAAGACTATTCGCCTAgagccaatgttgcatcatcatggtgCATTGGatcagttgggtagatggccttggcGTTGCAGCGCAAACATTGCGCATTATGCGGACTATTGGCCATCATGCTGGATGAGTGAGTAATGCAAAATCATTGTGCAATACTAAAGTAAACTCAGCAATCATTGCCGGTAATTCAGAATTACatggcaacggccatgaatagtgaagcagacACGTCagtcttcttcctttttttaaaTTGTAGagatgtcaagttaacatatatagggatggatagttggttgaaggtgcacatgcggaccatgcaccaagtaagcttcatagcttagccgaaaggTATAAATGAATGCCTAAGCCTCATTTATATCTCCGTAGCCTTGCCAATGGGACATATGATGCGAAGGAATCATTATACCATGCCGCAGAATTAATAATGCATAATCGttgtgcattttgacggaacgacctatacggactaggccattaccattattgcttgtcaCGGCCTTGCAAACGCGTTGGCTTAAGTTGCTgccccttcgtggatgaactacggtcagtGTTTGattcctttagagtagggaagggtacgtaggaagacacaatgagttgcagcatttctggtccagcactttgtcgctcatatcatctaattgtgagatgattgcagCATACTggactctcatatcatctggctcggtagcacGACGCAAGAAATGAttatggccaaacttgatgaggcaagttgcattccattccttggatgtcatacttcctatcaaggcattcgacttaggcatgtaccaatggcgcattgggTATGGCCTCGAAAGTAAGCTATATCGATATGAAAGTTaacggagcttgcataagcctaaggaaagtacgacatgagcctgattgatgcacccttggcacgagcaaGGCAAGTGAATTCTCTCAGAAATGCCTAAGCTAAGTGAAGAAGGGGTATTAGGCCTGCAATGGCCTATGCGTAAGTTCAAGGCATGTTCTATGCCTACAATGGACtcggaagccagtgatgcatgtaaAGTGCATCGGCCATAGCCTTCAAGGCTTTAAACCTTTCGCAGAACAAGAGTAAGTTGGAAAGGTGTGGAatctaagttagttgcatcatgctccacgagcatgcttgcaagggcaaatgaacgtgcatttgcatATATTTAAGTCCCGGTACGTAACATAATAACGGTGCACCGGGGAAGTTATTGCCTGCGGTCCCAGGCACGCCAGGCGTAATTTTTGGGTCCGTCACACTCAAACTATATCAATAGTTTAACATTGACTTGTGATCATTCATTGTTAAAAGACTCCATTTTGTGTGTGATCGACCATTCGTCaagaatcaagtttgttattgtgcaggtacagaagactattgaagattgaagacaagaagatttttctaattggttttgtatcttcgtGATTTGCATCAGGAACAAACTTGATTTGCTGGGATCCTACTATatctagtttatcttttgatagatatcatttggtggtactcttcagtatccgaatctggTATTTCTGTTTGACTCGATCTGGTTAATTTGTTTAATAtagatcttggaagatctaaaacccgacaaaggagtttaatctTTTTAAATAGAAAATCCTTTGTCACACTCAACCACAAAAATCTCTGGTTGCTTTTCAGAGAtaggagagtggttaccaaaaaaaTTAGTACTTTACTGTTTGGATGACGATCGAAAGGGTTGAGTACTTAAAGTCTTCAAAGAGACTAAAGCAACTTAAGATAATGGACTCTATCTTAGAATTCACATGCATTGGCCAGATTGGTTGCAGGCGCATGGACACTAAGAAAACTAGATAACCAAGGGTAGTTTAatttgtctcaactatacgaagttggtaatgtctttgtatagaggcttaattctgaaagtattcaaaactggactaagtcccggggtttttttttttgcatttgtggtttcctcgttcacaaaatcTTGCTACGTCATTTACTTTAATTCCGCATTAAATTACACTTGTATATTAATCGGGCACCTGATACTGATCCTATAGTTAACTCGGTCTTGTACAGTAAACTATTATCAAatgattatcttgttgttgtattgtctcgacttcttTATCCATAAACAACCACACAAGGTACCGGATTTATAGGTTGATATAGAaaaaattgtggtgtacttgataccctcgtcatttcacttAGTCTATGCAATTTTTGTAAAATCCCTTCCATTAGTTAGGCGACCGAAAGGAGTTCTTCTATACAATGAAGATTAGAGCTAAAATGCATGCCCCTTCTATCaactattttagatttatttttcttatcaatatctccaaaattaaataaaaattcttCAAAttggaggaaaataataaaattgaatACTTAACTTATTATTTAGCTCCAAAATTTAACTCAAGCTTGATGTAGTTTAAAATATGTTATGGAAAAGAAGAGTTTGTGATAGTTGCAAATAATCCTGAAAGTGTCGTAAAAGCTTTTACCAACTATTTGATTTCTTAATTTTCAAATTCTTTCGACTCGAAGTCAAAAAATTTCAAATAGGAACAAAAATATTTCTATTCCACTATAAACTAATTATATATATTCGCAATTGATTACAATAACTCTAAATGACcaataaatttgaagaaaaatttaaaaatatttgtaaaAAGTCCAATCTTCGGTTGGACCTGTCATGTATCCATATAACTGTAATGGGCTCGAGTCTCGTACCGAATAATTGTGTTGGTCTTGAGTCTTTTAATTTTGTCGATCTTTCTGTTAGTACAGGTAATTTAGTGAGAGTTTGGATTAATTAAATTAGGGTAACAATCCTCTAGTTTTACACTCGGTGACTGATGTAATAACACCAGTGAGATACATTTATTTCAGGGGAGAGTGTCCAATCGTTGTAATGAACTCCGCAGTTAATAAAAAAGCCTTATTTTCCTTTTGGAAGATTTCAGGCTCTGTTCACAGAGAGAAGATAGCTTTCTACCAACAATTTATTTAAGTCTTGTACCGATACAGTACAATGGTATCAGATATACTTTTGGAAACCTGTATCAACGATGTTAGATGGAACCAACAGTTAAATACGTTCGTGGAATTACTCAGGACAACTACAACAAAATCTCTGCTCGTAAGAAACTATTCGATGATTAATCCACTGCTCGTGTTGCTGCTGAAGCTTGCACAAAATGCAGATTTTGTACTTGTTTTCAAAGCAATGGGTATTACTCTACCATTTGAGACTGATCAAAGCATAGATTCTGGTTTATTTTATGGCTCTAAGCACGATTTTAATCAAGGGGTGAATGGATTTCGCGATATTATTAAAAAATACTTCTTATGGTAAGTTTTCTCGTGCTTCGAAGGTTGATTTTCCGAGATTTGATGACTTAAATCTTAAGGATTAGGCTCAAAGATGTGAAAGGTATTTTTTGTTTCATAGTTTTGTTGTTGCAGTCCGAGTTGATATGACTGCTATTCACTTTGATTCTATAATTGATCCATGGTTTTTGAATTATCATCAAGGTAAACTTAGTATGTCTTGAGATATATTTGTCAATGATTTGTGTGATAGATTTGAGGATGTAGATAATGATAATCATGTTGGTAGTTTTAACAAATTGTCTCAAACTAATATTGCGATAGAGTACTAATGATAAATGTTAGCATTTCGAAACATATATGGTAGCTAATAATCCTACTCTGCCTAAGAGTTTTTATACTAAGTTTTACTAATGGCTTAAAAGATGAAATATGTACAACTGTACAAATGTTTAATCTAGAAGTTAAATTCTAGAGCCTTCAACTTAGGTAGAATGCAACAAGCCTCAGTTGTTACTTCTATGAAGCAAGTAAAACATCCTTCTCGACCTTTGTATCCAACCCCTATTTCTATTCCTCACCATTCTTCAATaataaaaccatttttttctccttcttctaatTTCTATAAACCTTCTGTTTCTTCAACCACCCTATTGTCACCCACCAAATGTGAACCACTCCTCAACAAATGAAAGCTCGCAAGGATAAAGGTTTATATTATAACTATGATGAGGTTTATAGACCATGCCATGTGTACAAGTCTCGGCAACTCTTTATGCTCGTTCCCAGGGACGGTATTGGGGTTGGTTTAGGGTGCTCTAGCCACCCCAAAATCTCAAGAATTCACATAAAAACCAATTTTTCATGCGTCTTTTTcgggaaaaaaataattatccccCTTAAGATTTTAATGTTTAGCCCATAGTGTTGGTTTAGCCCACCTGGAGTTCCTATCCTGCTTCTGTCGCTGCTCGTTGCTACTGAAGAAGAAGTAAGTGACCAGAGTGACTTGTCACAGGAAAAAGTTTTGACAGACTCTCCTTCTAGTGTGACACTCCTATCGTTTCTCGGCCATCTAGTTAGGTTTTTCAAATATTTGTAGACGGGATTTACGATCAGGTAGTCAAAGTTAATTGCCAATAGATCCAACAATACGGATAAGGCTAACTTAATATTCCAATATTGATGGCGCTTATTTGCATTGGTGATCTTCTTTGACCTTGCACTTCGTATTTATAACTAATTAATGAACTACTTTCTCCAAGTTCCAAATGATTTCCCTGTTCATTCTAATTTCATCAATTAAGGTCTCTCCCGTTGAACAGAGAGGATTAGTGCGGAGATGACAAGTAAAGATGATATATGGGGACATCTGCATCGGTATATGTATTGACACGAACGGATGATGCTTTGTTACGACCACGTTCAAAGAGCAAAGAAAAAGTTCCTATCTTGTATGACTTTTACTGCTTTACACAACACACATACGTACGTACCCACATGTTTTGGAGACAAACGATGCTTTGAATTCTTGACACTGGTGGTCAGTGAAGTCCTAATTCTCAAATCGATCTTTTACTTATCTTGGGGTGTAGAAGAACTTTATTACGTACTTTCTAGTGGTGACACATGATAACTTCTCTCAATTTGTCTAGTAGTCGTCACTTTATACTAAAATGTCAACAGATTTTTCAGGTACAACAGTTAGTTCCACGTATACTCCTGCATGTATATATGTCTGGTAATCTTCCTTTGATCagggagagaaagaaaatgaagaaatattTATCCCAACAGAGCCATATTGTTTAGTGTAAAGCTATTAAAAGGTATGATTAAATTAATTATCAGACTTTAATTACCAATCAACTAGTCATAAAGGCAAAGGGTGATTAATTGGATTCCCCCTCTTATAGCTGTTGGTTAGTTGCAGCATCTGTTTTGTATATCAAATCTCAATAAAGTAGTACAGATAGGAATCCAATGTTCATTAACAATCGATATCTGTATTGATTCTCCATATCATCATGGACCGGTTTGACGTGGATTAGCATTTTTTTTATCGCTTTTTCTCTTTCTCCTGTCTTCCTTCTTCATTCCCTGTGCTGTTTGGTTGTTCATGGGAGGAGATAATGAACTGCATGCTGATCTGATGATGAGTCACATGTACGTAAAAACTTTACATATTCGGTCACCAACCGTACCTGACAGAGAGTAGCCAAGGATGTTCCAAGAGAGTGCGCATTGTGGATGAAATTCCCTCCGCGCTCCACGGACCCCACGTTTGTTGGTGAATCGCAATCCTCTATCCATGGGGACTTCTAACTAGGATTGGTTGGTGCAGTGCCGGTGGagttctcttttctctttttactGAAACAACCGTAGGTGATGACTGATGAGTCTTCTAAAtgtaaaataattaatttttatggGAACCTATGTTTAATCAATTCTGTCGGAGATGGGTCTTTAGCCGAATAAATTTTGAAGATAAATCAAATCCAAATCCAACCAATGAGTTATAGCCTACTTGATCAATTCTGTCGGAGATGGGTTTAACTAAGAAGTTCGAGAGCCCATGGTCAATAACATAGTGACTTTGCTATGCTCCTCTGGTAAACTGCATCCTAAAATTCTAAGCTAGTAGTGAATTTGAAGGGGATGTATGCCTATGCATGCCTCGCCAATAACTGTACAAGTATTTAAGATGTCAACTCATCCATGCACCTTAGGGAGGGGATTTTAGTCAATGAAAAGGGTGAAATGGATTTGTTTGATATAACGAGCAATAATTTACCACAGTAAACAACCTGATCACCACTGCAACTGTTCCTAGTGATTAGATTTACAAAAAGCAAAAAGGAGCAAGTGAGGGGAGATACAAAGTGGAGTACCATATACATATACATTGTACGTAACAAGGAAGTATCGTTGTCTTGATATAAATAGAGTTGGCAGAGCATATCAATTGATTTCCCTCTCTCCCCTCGCCCCTTGAAATTTCTAGCAAAAAATATCCACACCAGCTGTGCTTCCTAGGAAGATCAACAATCAAGTGTTGGTACAAGTTATTGATATAGCCTACCAGAGGAGAATAATTACTCCATCTCAAAGCTCGAATAATAAAAACTACAACCGGCATCATCATCATGAACTCGTTGTCCTCCTTCAGCTCGTCTTGGTTCCTGGTCATCTTTATCCTAGTTGCCTCGTCCCTGATGCTCTCCTCTACAGGTGTTTCAGGTGCAACATTTACATTTATGAACAAATGCGACTACACGGTTTGGCCTGGAATCCTTGCTAGCTCAGGCAGCCCTCCCCTAGAAAGCACTGGATTTGAGCTATCTAGGGGCACCTATCGTACCCTTCAAGCTCCAACTGGTTGGTCAGGACGATTCTGGGGCAGAACACTATGCAACTTGAATGGATCTGATCAATGGGTTTGTGAAACTGGGGATTGTGGTTCAGGTCAGCTGGAATGCAACGGTGCCGGAGCTGCTCCACCAGCTACCCTAGCTGAGTTCACGCTCGGTTCAGGTGCTAGTACTAGTGGCGGTGATGATTTCTACGATGTTAGCTTAGTGGATGGTTACAATCTACCAATGGTTGTTGAGGCATCCGGTGGGTCGGGTAGCTGTGTGGCGACTGGATGTGTAACGGATTTGAACAAGCAGTGCCCAACTGAGTTAAGGGTGGGAAATGGTCAGGCATGTAAAAGTGCGTGCGAGGCATTTGGGACACCAGAATACTGTTGCAGTGGTGAGTATGGTAACCCTAACACATGCAGGCCATCAGTGTACTCACAAATGTTCAAGTCAGCATGTCCGAGGTCATACAGCTACGCTTACGACGATGCTACCAGTACATTTACGTGCATGGGTGCTGATTATATCATCACATTTTGTCCATCTTATTCAAAGAGGTAAAAGTTTAAGCAATTGAATTGAAGAGATCAGCCAGCTTACCAACAGTAACTTCATTTTTTGTTTCACAAAAGAGATTTTGCCTTGACAGACGATATTCTATTCTTTACAGGAAAACAAAAGCTTTTAtgcttcagcaaaaaaaaaaaaaaaaacactttttcTTCGAAatgttttattcttctttttcataAAGTTGGTTCGATTCTCATCTAAAACCCAAGTGAGGATCACTTTCATCATGACTAGCTACTTGTGGAGCTTGCTTttagtttctttattttcttttattgtttttaggATTTCATTGCTGTTTTTCATTTTATGTCATTAAACTTTTTTAAATGTTAAACTAACAGTCAGAAATCTTCAAGAGATTCAACACCGAAAACAACAGAAGGAGAATCTGGATCAGGATCATCAACTCCAACCTCGACTCAATCAGAAGGAGAGATGTTAGCAGATGGTTCATGGTTAGCAGGCTTAGCTGCCGGAGATTCCACAAGGAACCTCGCTTCTGCAATCACGGTTGCTGCATCTACCACCATTCTCATCCTCACTTTCTTCTAGTTGCAGTCTTTCTTTACTCCTCTTTTTCTCAATACTCTTCAGCAGAAGCCAAGGGAGGAGGAGGAAATTATTCATTAGTTAGTGTCAATGATTTCTTACTGACTTCCAACCTAAAACTTAAAATTGCTTCGGATTGGGAGTTGGGTTTTTGATTTGTTGAGAAAGTTGACAGAATAACATATTGTAAACCACCATTTTGCATTTTCCCACACCTTTAATTTATTTAATGAGTGTCCCTAGATGTAATTATACCaaaaaagggaaaaagaaaaaagaaaaaaacttgtaCAGAGCTATTTTTCTTTTCAGAAACATTATGCGATTCGATTCGAACTGAATGGTTTGTGGATAGTGAGAGACTGTTCCGCCTCTAGTAGGATGGTGCATACGAAACTCACCAGCAAACTAAGCACCCTAATTCCTACTTgcccataaaaaaaaattggtggttCCTAATTTGCTTAGATTGCCTTGAATCCAGATTATATTATATGGTTGGTAGTTAGTACTTAGTAGTTCAAGGAACAAAAGCAAAGACTTTCCAAGCCTAACGTTTGGTCTGCCATGTATCtcaatgttggtgaattataAACCAGTGGAGTGTACTCTAAGCCTCATCATTACATTCTTCTCTTTCTGAAAACGGGATTCAATTGTTTAAAGAGTGGAGCCAAAAGAACCTTATATTCGAATGTCATCATTCTGAATGAACCTAACTTCCACAAGAGAAATTCAGCAAGATAATCTTACCTTTCGAGTCTCCAAAACCTATGTGTTATGGTTGCCTGCGGGACACCGGGCAACAAGCAAATGAGCAGAACTACCTTAAGAGCTAATACTCAACAGTGTGAATGAGATTCTGAGCCAATATGAATTTAGTTAAAGTAGTGAAATCGAAGAAAAAAGAATACTCTGAAGATGATAAAAACAAGAGTTTGTATGAAGGGTAAAGTTTATTTAATTGGCAATTGTTAAAAGATTTCAATAGTGGCATATTCCTGATAGGCCATTTCAGCATATAAATgtaaaaaacaaagaagaaagaaaagcaaaCCGAACATATCTGTTCCTCAATATTCTATTTTAGGTGATCCATAGAGcatcaattttgtttttttatctgTTCCTAAATTCCCGCTAGCATCATCTTCCACTAGTTAGTGGAAGGCTATGGCCCTAAAACTTTGATTATTATGGACAGCTACAATCATCTTTTCTATTCTTTTATGTTATATATGCATTGAGAATAAGCACTATTATTTTGTCAAAAAAAGCTAAAAACATAGGATACATAtgcaagcaaaagatgaagaaatgaatTCATTATGCCAAATCCCATTAATGAAGAAGATTAAAGAACCTCATGCTGTGTCAAAACGATTCTTTAAGTGATAAAAAAAAGGCATAACCAATATGAATAAGATCAGTCAAAGACAGTTACTAAAatacttctttcttctaatttgaTGAACCTTAAATTGCTAAATGGCTTTACATGGATAAGAAACCATTGAATTCATGTAGTGGTGAGCAAAGTGGGGGCAAGTTTTTTCAAGGACCCACCAGCCACTAGGCAAAGATGATAAATCAGTGCTTAAAGTAAATTCTACGGCGATGTATCCCTGAAAACGTAAAGGGCCCAGGCCTGAAGCATTGGTGAACTCCAAGTGATAAAACAACCTGGATATCAGACTCAACTTTGACTTGAGCAAGGAAAATGTTTCTGATATATATAaaagtggaccagtttagtctaGAATGTTATCCTTACCAGCACTGGGTAGGAGTGATCCTTTTCGTAGTTGGGCCAGGAGTCATCGCCATGAAGAAATTTTTGATGATGCTGCCAAACTTCATTGTCGTAGTTTTCAGTTATGCTGTAATGCATCCCAATCTCATTGACTTTCTCTAGAAACTTGTCCAACGAATTCCCTCTTTTGGGGCTCAAAAATATTGCTTCAGAATCCTTTGATGATCTTAGCAAGGCCCTGACTGTTTTGGCTAGGCCTTCATGGAACTCTTTGAAGAAGGTGCTGCAGAGGATAAATGCTATGTCAGAAGTTTGATAGAAATGCTCAGTCTTAGGAGAATAACATGAAAAAATTACAGGTACAGAACCAAGTTTTTTGTCATAGAGGAGAAAAGAGATGGAAAACGTGACAACTTTAAACATTTGCAAATTACAAACTCaagttattaaagtcttcaaataTCAatatctaaaataggaaaaaaaaattacattctgAACTTCGGAGGTACATGAAATCAAAACAACATTTC
This DNA window, taken from Papaver somniferum cultivar HN1 chromosome 3, ASM357369v1, whole genome shotgun sequence, encodes the following:
- the LOC113357171 gene encoding thaumatin-like protein 1 isoform X2 gives rise to the protein MNSLSSFSSSWFLVIFILVASSLMLSSTGVSGATFTFMNKCDYTVWPGILASSGSPPLESTGFELSRGTYRTLQAPTGWSGRFWGRTLCNLNGSDQWVCETGDCGSGQLECNGAGAAPPATLAEFTLGSGASTSGGDDFYDVSLVDGYNLPMVVEASGGSGSCVATGCVTDLNKQCPTELRVGNGQACKSACEAFGTPEYCCSGEYGNPNTCRPSVYSQMFKSACPRSYSYAYDDATSTFTCMGADYIITFCPSYSKRDSTPKTTEGESGSGSSTPTSTQSEGEMLADGSWLAGLAAGDSTRNLASAITVAASTTILILTFF
- the LOC113357171 gene encoding thaumatin-like protein 1 isoform X1; the encoded protein is MNSLSSFSSSWFLVIFILVASSLMLSSTGVSGATFTFMNKCDYTVWPGILASSGSPPLESTGFELSRGTYRTLQAPTGWSGRFWGRTLCNLNGSDQWVCETGDCGSGQLECNGAGAAPPATLAEFTLGSGASTSGGDDFYDVSLVDGYNLPMVVEASGGSGSCVATGCVTDLNKQCPTELRVGNGQACKSACEAFGTPEYCCSGEYGNPNTCRPSVYSQMFKSACPRSYSYAYDDATSTFTCMGADYIITFCPSYSKSQKSSRDSTPKTTEGESGSGSSTPTSTQSEGEMLADGSWLAGLAAGDSTRNLASAITVAASTTILILTFF